The following coding sequences are from one Rhineura floridana isolate rRhiFlo1 chromosome 2, rRhiFlo1.hap2, whole genome shotgun sequence window:
- the IRS2 gene encoding insulin receptor substrate 2 isoform X2: protein MASPPAVEPPGSPLDGPNFNNNNNQQAQEQPPPGVRKCGYLRKHKHGHKRFFVLRAPSDGAAAEEASPQPARLEYYESEKKWRSKSTAPKRAIALDSCLHIHKRADAKHKHLIALYTRDEYLALAAESEPEQEAWYQALTELLRESQAAGQGSPRRQLQLASCEDFTDGQLSGGGGQPSGVSAYREVWQVTLKPKGLGQSRNLTGVHRLCLAARTVGLVRLNCERPCVTLQLMNIRRCGHSDSFFFMELGRSASTGPGELWMQADDSVVAQNIHETILEAMRALRELAEFRPRSKSQSSSSSSSSGGATSGAAAAAAAGGCGGGGGLSAMCSRPISVPGRRHHHHPLSALPPSQTGLLRRSRTDTLVVAGNSNSRARTASEGDGCRIGSSAGSSPLSPDPGRTPLSRSHTLGAACCRLGGQTTMQPGRSLALAHSPSLVSKLTTEPGIFCQRPSSGSASGSPSDPASFMAFEDLGSSPAGDPRTFSSSSTASVHSDTPETPPGRQLDGYIAMDQGHFCHWPHLWESTGGDKFPRKRTYSLTTPVYQRPMPAPLSSASLDEYTLMQATLPTAEASSRATYTPDPEDYCDVDIGSGGTSSSSSSHLGRSGGGEEGYMPMGSGIVSVLPLQGGPDSDMSMSPTSVSAPQQILHPHPHKISSENSPDDSGYMRMWGAGTRLSGESPDGRLASGDYMNMSPLLLPPLHGSSTSASPVPSPSGFGAVGPGDQSSYVCCSLSHHVCRSQLNSLGEKKDSDQYVFMNSPAGRLHSTPKGESFLAICSRTMMSSPMRYSRTESCLSQRASSGQPNHLSLGLLLPSMNEQPIPNESLSPSGEPAKVGYPVAGDSSASSFVSGLNGQNGSLISTYMNLNFDGSQSAAISMGSLEEALMPGSCPSSGQPDKPYLKIEMEAPFLSSPSFEAGDYTEIAFTTTVSPAQPISQKPENSHITSPVAGLKRLTLSGVQSFIFASPPPDPNYGAKVIRADPQGRRRHSSETFSSTTTVTPVSPSFAHNPKRHNSASVENVSLRKNEGLVEEHNSSPMCRETSAGFQNGLNYIAVDVLDGDYLANGDQGKHKVRHPRHRGVNGTYTSIDFLAYNLKEASSVKDML from the exons ATGGCGAGTCCCCCTGCGGTGGAGCCTCCGGGCAGCCCCTTGGATGGCCCCaacttcaacaacaacaacaaccagcaaGCGCAGGAGCAGCCGCCGCCGGGCGTGCGCAAGTGCGGCTACCTGCGCAAGCACAAGCATGGCCACAAGCGCTTCTTCGTGCTTCGAGCCCCCAGCGACGGCGCTGCAGCCGAGGAAGCGTCGCCTCAGCCCGCCCGGCTGGAGTATTACGAGAGCGAGAAGAAGTGGCGGAGTAAGTCGACGGCCCCCAAGCGGGCCATCGCGCTCGACTCGTGTCTCCACATCCACAAGCGGGCCGACGCCAAGCACAAGCACCTCATCGCCCTTTACACGCGCGACGAGTACTTGGCCCTGGCTGCCGAAAGCGAGCCGGAGCAGGAGGCCTGGTACCAAGCGCTGACGGAACTGCTCCGCGAGAGCCAGGCCGCCGGGCAGGGCTCTCCTCGGCGTCAGCTGCAGCTGGCCTCTTGCGAGGACTTCACCGACGGGCAGCTGAGCGGCGGCGGCGGGCAGCCGTCCGGTGTCTCCGCCTACCGCGAGGTGTGGCAGGTGACGCTCAAGCCCAAGGGCCTCGGGCAGAGCCGCAACCTGACGGGCGTGCACCGGCTGTGCCTGGCGGCGCGCACCGTGGGACTGGTGCGCCTCAACTGCGAGCGGCCCTGCGTGACTCTGCAGCTCATGAACATTCGCCGCTGCGGCCACTCGGACAGCTTTTTCTTCATGGAACTCGGGCGCTCGGCTTCGACGGGGCCCGGCGAGCTCTGGATGCAGGCCGACGACTCGGTGGTGGCGCAAAACATCCACGAGACCATCTTGGAGGCCATGAGGGCGCTGCGGGAGCTCGCGGAGTTCCGGCCGCGCAGCAAGAGCCAGTCTTCGTCGTCTTCCTCATCGTCAGGCGGCGCCACCTccggcgctgctgctgctgctgctgctggcggctgtggtggaggaggaggattaTCAGCGATGTGTAGCCGGCCCATCTCTGTTCCTGGCCGCCGACATCACCACCACCCTCTGTCGGCACTGCCCCCTAGCCAGACTGGCCTCCTGCGCAGATCGCGTACCGACACTTTGGTTGTGGCTGGAAACAGCAATAGCCGGGCACGAACAGCGAGTGAGGGCGATGGGTGCAGAATTGGGTCATCGGCTGGCAGCAGCCCCCTGAGCCCGGACCCTGGACGAACCCCACTCAGCCGCTCACACACTCTTGGGGCTGCCTGTTGCCGACTAGGGGGCCAAACCACAATGCAGCCTGGTCGCTCCCTTGCCTTGGCGCACTCGCCCTCCCTGGTCTCAAAGTTGACTACTGAACCAGGCATATTCTGTCAGCGTCCTTCCAGTGGCAGTGCATCCGGATCCCCTAGCGATCCTGCTAGCTTCATGGCCTTTGAGGACTTGGGCTCCAGTCCAGCAGGGGATCCTCGgaccttctcatcttcttcaacaGCTAGTGTCCATAGTGACACACCTGAGACTCCTCCTGGCCGGCAGCTGGATGGCTACATTGCTATGGACCAGGGACACTTTTGCCATTGGCCCCACTTATGGGAGAGCACTGGAGGGGACAAGTTTCCCAGGAAGCGCACTTACTCCCTGACGACACCAGTGTACCAGCGGCCCATGCCTGCTCCGCTCTCTTCAGCCTCTCTCGATGAGTATACGCTCATGCAGGCTACCTTACCAACAGCAGAGGCCTCTTCAAGGGCAACCTATACTCCTGATCCCGAGGACTACTGTGATGTGGACATTGGCTCTGGGGGcaccagcagcagtagcagctcaCACCTGGGTCGTAGTGGCGGTGGGGAAGAGGGCTACATGCCCATGGGCTCTGGAATAGTATCTGTCTTGCCATTGCAAGGTGGTCCTGATAGCGACATGTCTATGAGCCCTACCAGTGTGTCAGCTCCCCAGCAGATTTTGCACCCTCACCCCCACAAGATCAGTAGTGAGAACTCTCCAGATGACAGTGGCTACATGCGTATGTGGGGTGCTGGTACTAGActgtctggggagagtcctgatggGAGATTGGCCAGCGGTGACTACATGAACATGTCCcccttgctgctgcctcctttgcaTGGATCTTCCACTTCTGCCTCACCTGTGCCCTCTCCCAGTGGCTTTGGTGCTGTGGGGCCTGGAGACCAGTCCAGCTATGTCTGTTGCTCACTGTCCCATCATGTCTGCCGGAGCCAGCTAAACTCTCTGGGTGAGAAAAAGGACAGTGACCAGTACGTGTTTATGAACTCACCAGCGGGGAGATTACATTCCACCCCCAAAGGGGAGTCGTTCCTTGCCATCTGCAGCCGCACTATGATGTCTTCCCCCATGCGCTACAGCCGAACTGAGAGCTGTCTCAGCCAGCGGGCAAGCAGTGGCCAGCCCAATCACCTTTCCCTAGGGCTGTTGCTGCCAAGCATGAATGAGCAACCCATTCCAAATGAATCACTAAGCCCCAGTGGAGAGCCCGCCAAGGTTGGATATCCAGTGGCTGGTGACAGCTCAGCCTCCTCATTTGTCTCTGGCTTGAATGGGCAGAACGGCTCCCTTATCTCCACCTATATGAACCTCAACTTTGATGGGTCACAATCAGCAGCCATATCCATGGGGTCCTTGGAAGAAGCGCTAATGCCAGGGTCCTGCCCTAGCTCTGGGCAGCCTGACAAACCATACCTAAAGATAGAAATGgaggctcctttcctttccagccCATCTTTTGAGGCAGGTGACTATACTGAAATAGCTTTTACAACCACggtcagcccagcccagcccatttCACAGAAACCAGAAAATTCTCATATAACCAGCCCTGTTGCTGGATTGAAGCGGCTGACACTCTCTGGGGTTCAGTCATTTATCTTTGCCAGTCCTCCTCCTGATCCCAATTATGGAGCCAAAGTCATCCGTGCTGATCCTCAGGGGCGTCGGAGGCACAGCTCAGAGACTTTTTCCTCCACTACCACAGTGACCCCTGTTTCACCTTCCTTTGCACACAATCCCAAGCGGCACAATTCTGCCTCGGTTGAAAATGTGTCCCTGAGGAAAAATGAAGGTTTGGTGGAGGAGCACAACAGCAGCCCCATGTGCCGGGAGACCTCAGCTGGCTTCCAGAATGGCCTCAACTATATTGCTGTTGATGTCTTAGATGGAGACTATCTAGCAAATGGTGACCAAGGCAAGCACAAAGTGAGGCACCCCCGCCATAGAGGTGTCAATGGTACTTACACCAGTATAGACTTCCTGGCCTACAATTTGAAAGAAGCATCCTCAGTGAAAG acatgctgtag
- the IRS2 gene encoding insulin receptor substrate 2 isoform X3: MASPPAVEPPGSPLDGPNFNNNNNQQAQEQPPPGVRKCGYLRKHKHGHKRFFVLRAPSDGAAAEEASPQPARLEYYESEKKWRSKSTAPKRAIALDSCLHIHKRADAKHKHLIALYTRDEYLALAAESEPEQEAWYQALTELLRESQAAGQGSPRRQLQLASCEDFTDGQLSGGGGQPSGVSAYREVWQVTLKPKGLGQSRNLTGVHRLCLAARTVGLVRLNCERPCVTLQLMNIRRCGHSDSFFFMELGRSASTGPGELWMQADDSVVAQNIHETILEAMRALRELAEFRPRSKSQSSSSSSSSGGATSGAAAAAAAGGCGGGGGLSAMCSRPISVPGRRHHHHPLSALPPSQTGLLRRSRTDTLVVAGNSNSRARTASEGDGCRIGSSAGSSPLSPDPGRTPLSRSHTLGAACCRLGGQTTMQPGRSLALAHSPSLVSKLTTEPGIFCQRPSSGSASGSPSDPASFMAFEDLGSSPAGDPRTFSSSSTASVHSDTPETPPGRQLDGYIAMDQGHFCHWPHLWESTGGDKFPRKRTYSLTTPVYQRPMPAPLSSASLDEYTLMQATLPTAEASSRATYTPDPEDYCDVDIGSGGTSSSSSSHLGRSGGGEEGYMPMGSGIVSVLPLQGGPDSDMSMSPTSVSAPQQILHPHPHKISSENSPDDSGYMRMWGAGTRLSGESPDGRLASGDYMNMSPLLLPPLHGSSTSASPVPSPSGFGAVGPGDQSSYVCCSLSHHVCRSQLNSLGEKKDSDQYVFMNSPAGRLHSTPKGESFLAICSRTMMSSPMRYSRTESCLSQRASSGQPNHLSLGLLLPSMNEQPIPNESLSPSGEPAKVGYPVAGDSSASSFVSGLNGQNGSLISTYMNLNFDGSQSAAISMGSLEEALMPGSCPSSGQPDKPYLKIEMEAPFLSSPSFEAGDYTEIAFTTTVSPAQPISQKPENSHITSPVAGLKRLTLSGVQSFIFASPPPDPNYGAKVIRADPQGRRRHSSETFSSTTTVTPVSPSFAHNPKRHNSASVENVSLRKNEGLVEEHNSSPMCRETSAGFQNGLNYIAVDVLDGDYLANGDQGKHKVRHPRHRGVNGTYTSIDFLAYNLKEASSVKE; encoded by the coding sequence ATGGCGAGTCCCCCTGCGGTGGAGCCTCCGGGCAGCCCCTTGGATGGCCCCaacttcaacaacaacaacaaccagcaaGCGCAGGAGCAGCCGCCGCCGGGCGTGCGCAAGTGCGGCTACCTGCGCAAGCACAAGCATGGCCACAAGCGCTTCTTCGTGCTTCGAGCCCCCAGCGACGGCGCTGCAGCCGAGGAAGCGTCGCCTCAGCCCGCCCGGCTGGAGTATTACGAGAGCGAGAAGAAGTGGCGGAGTAAGTCGACGGCCCCCAAGCGGGCCATCGCGCTCGACTCGTGTCTCCACATCCACAAGCGGGCCGACGCCAAGCACAAGCACCTCATCGCCCTTTACACGCGCGACGAGTACTTGGCCCTGGCTGCCGAAAGCGAGCCGGAGCAGGAGGCCTGGTACCAAGCGCTGACGGAACTGCTCCGCGAGAGCCAGGCCGCCGGGCAGGGCTCTCCTCGGCGTCAGCTGCAGCTGGCCTCTTGCGAGGACTTCACCGACGGGCAGCTGAGCGGCGGCGGCGGGCAGCCGTCCGGTGTCTCCGCCTACCGCGAGGTGTGGCAGGTGACGCTCAAGCCCAAGGGCCTCGGGCAGAGCCGCAACCTGACGGGCGTGCACCGGCTGTGCCTGGCGGCGCGCACCGTGGGACTGGTGCGCCTCAACTGCGAGCGGCCCTGCGTGACTCTGCAGCTCATGAACATTCGCCGCTGCGGCCACTCGGACAGCTTTTTCTTCATGGAACTCGGGCGCTCGGCTTCGACGGGGCCCGGCGAGCTCTGGATGCAGGCCGACGACTCGGTGGTGGCGCAAAACATCCACGAGACCATCTTGGAGGCCATGAGGGCGCTGCGGGAGCTCGCGGAGTTCCGGCCGCGCAGCAAGAGCCAGTCTTCGTCGTCTTCCTCATCGTCAGGCGGCGCCACCTccggcgctgctgctgctgctgctgctggcggctgtggtggaggaggaggattaTCAGCGATGTGTAGCCGGCCCATCTCTGTTCCTGGCCGCCGACATCACCACCACCCTCTGTCGGCACTGCCCCCTAGCCAGACTGGCCTCCTGCGCAGATCGCGTACCGACACTTTGGTTGTGGCTGGAAACAGCAATAGCCGGGCACGAACAGCGAGTGAGGGCGATGGGTGCAGAATTGGGTCATCGGCTGGCAGCAGCCCCCTGAGCCCGGACCCTGGACGAACCCCACTCAGCCGCTCACACACTCTTGGGGCTGCCTGTTGCCGACTAGGGGGCCAAACCACAATGCAGCCTGGTCGCTCCCTTGCCTTGGCGCACTCGCCCTCCCTGGTCTCAAAGTTGACTACTGAACCAGGCATATTCTGTCAGCGTCCTTCCAGTGGCAGTGCATCCGGATCCCCTAGCGATCCTGCTAGCTTCATGGCCTTTGAGGACTTGGGCTCCAGTCCAGCAGGGGATCCTCGgaccttctcatcttcttcaacaGCTAGTGTCCATAGTGACACACCTGAGACTCCTCCTGGCCGGCAGCTGGATGGCTACATTGCTATGGACCAGGGACACTTTTGCCATTGGCCCCACTTATGGGAGAGCACTGGAGGGGACAAGTTTCCCAGGAAGCGCACTTACTCCCTGACGACACCAGTGTACCAGCGGCCCATGCCTGCTCCGCTCTCTTCAGCCTCTCTCGATGAGTATACGCTCATGCAGGCTACCTTACCAACAGCAGAGGCCTCTTCAAGGGCAACCTATACTCCTGATCCCGAGGACTACTGTGATGTGGACATTGGCTCTGGGGGcaccagcagcagtagcagctcaCACCTGGGTCGTAGTGGCGGTGGGGAAGAGGGCTACATGCCCATGGGCTCTGGAATAGTATCTGTCTTGCCATTGCAAGGTGGTCCTGATAGCGACATGTCTATGAGCCCTACCAGTGTGTCAGCTCCCCAGCAGATTTTGCACCCTCACCCCCACAAGATCAGTAGTGAGAACTCTCCAGATGACAGTGGCTACATGCGTATGTGGGGTGCTGGTACTAGActgtctggggagagtcctgatggGAGATTGGCCAGCGGTGACTACATGAACATGTCCcccttgctgctgcctcctttgcaTGGATCTTCCACTTCTGCCTCACCTGTGCCCTCTCCCAGTGGCTTTGGTGCTGTGGGGCCTGGAGACCAGTCCAGCTATGTCTGTTGCTCACTGTCCCATCATGTCTGCCGGAGCCAGCTAAACTCTCTGGGTGAGAAAAAGGACAGTGACCAGTACGTGTTTATGAACTCACCAGCGGGGAGATTACATTCCACCCCCAAAGGGGAGTCGTTCCTTGCCATCTGCAGCCGCACTATGATGTCTTCCCCCATGCGCTACAGCCGAACTGAGAGCTGTCTCAGCCAGCGGGCAAGCAGTGGCCAGCCCAATCACCTTTCCCTAGGGCTGTTGCTGCCAAGCATGAATGAGCAACCCATTCCAAATGAATCACTAAGCCCCAGTGGAGAGCCCGCCAAGGTTGGATATCCAGTGGCTGGTGACAGCTCAGCCTCCTCATTTGTCTCTGGCTTGAATGGGCAGAACGGCTCCCTTATCTCCACCTATATGAACCTCAACTTTGATGGGTCACAATCAGCAGCCATATCCATGGGGTCCTTGGAAGAAGCGCTAATGCCAGGGTCCTGCCCTAGCTCTGGGCAGCCTGACAAACCATACCTAAAGATAGAAATGgaggctcctttcctttccagccCATCTTTTGAGGCAGGTGACTATACTGAAATAGCTTTTACAACCACggtcagcccagcccagcccatttCACAGAAACCAGAAAATTCTCATATAACCAGCCCTGTTGCTGGATTGAAGCGGCTGACACTCTCTGGGGTTCAGTCATTTATCTTTGCCAGTCCTCCTCCTGATCCCAATTATGGAGCCAAAGTCATCCGTGCTGATCCTCAGGGGCGTCGGAGGCACAGCTCAGAGACTTTTTCCTCCACTACCACAGTGACCCCTGTTTCACCTTCCTTTGCACACAATCCCAAGCGGCACAATTCTGCCTCGGTTGAAAATGTGTCCCTGAGGAAAAATGAAGGTTTGGTGGAGGAGCACAACAGCAGCCCCATGTGCCGGGAGACCTCAGCTGGCTTCCAGAATGGCCTCAACTATATTGCTGTTGATGTCTTAGATGGAGACTATCTAGCAAATGGTGACCAAGGCAAGCACAAAGTGAGGCACCCCCGCCATAGAGGTGTCAATGGTACTTACACCAGTATAGACTTCCTGGCCTACAATTTGAAAGAAGCATCCTCAGTGAAAG
- the IRS2 gene encoding insulin receptor substrate 2 isoform X1: protein MASPPAVEPPGSPLDGPNFNNNNNQQAQEQPPPGVRKCGYLRKHKHGHKRFFVLRAPSDGAAAEEASPQPARLEYYESEKKWRSKSTAPKRAIALDSCLHIHKRADAKHKHLIALYTRDEYLALAAESEPEQEAWYQALTELLRESQAAGQGSPRRQLQLASCEDFTDGQLSGGGGQPSGVSAYREVWQVTLKPKGLGQSRNLTGVHRLCLAARTVGLVRLNCERPCVTLQLMNIRRCGHSDSFFFMELGRSASTGPGELWMQADDSVVAQNIHETILEAMRALRELAEFRPRSKSQSSSSSSSSGGATSGAAAAAAAGGCGGGGGLSAMCSRPISVPGRRHHHHPLSALPPSQTGLLRRSRTDTLVVAGNSNSRARTASEGDGCRIGSSAGSSPLSPDPGRTPLSRSHTLGAACCRLGGQTTMQPGRSLALAHSPSLVSKLTTEPGIFCQRPSSGSASGSPSDPASFMAFEDLGSSPAGDPRTFSSSSTASVHSDTPETPPGRQLDGYIAMDQGHFCHWPHLWESTGGDKFPRKRTYSLTTPVYQRPMPAPLSSASLDEYTLMQATLPTAEASSRATYTPDPEDYCDVDIGSGGTSSSSSSHLGRSGGGEEGYMPMGSGIVSVLPLQGGPDSDMSMSPTSVSAPQQILHPHPHKISSENSPDDSGYMRMWGAGTRLSGESPDGRLASGDYMNMSPLLLPPLHGSSTSASPVPSPSGFGAVGPGDQSSYVCCSLSHHVCRSQLNSLGEKKDSDQYVFMNSPAGRLHSTPKGESFLAICSRTMMSSPMRYSRTESCLSQRASSGQPNHLSLGLLLPSMNEQPIPNESLSPSGEPAKVGYPVAGDSSASSFVSGLNGQNGSLISTYMNLNFDGSQSAAISMGSLEEALMPGSCPSSGQPDKPYLKIEMEAPFLSSPSFEAGDYTEIAFTTTVSPAQPISQKPENSHITSPVAGLKRLTLSGVQSFIFASPPPDPNYGAKVIRADPQGRRRHSSETFSSTTTVTPVSPSFAHNPKRHNSASVENVSLRKNEGLVEEHNSSPMCRETSAGFQNGLNYIAVDVLDGDYLANGDQGKHKVRHPRHRGVNGTYTSIDFLAYNLKEASSVKGLLLREKELLTNQGSGSALSVLSSLAGESKLQRQMPPLHHCTKSVRGIKGASKELQLNEETSITTMKAT, encoded by the coding sequence ATGGCGAGTCCCCCTGCGGTGGAGCCTCCGGGCAGCCCCTTGGATGGCCCCaacttcaacaacaacaacaaccagcaaGCGCAGGAGCAGCCGCCGCCGGGCGTGCGCAAGTGCGGCTACCTGCGCAAGCACAAGCATGGCCACAAGCGCTTCTTCGTGCTTCGAGCCCCCAGCGACGGCGCTGCAGCCGAGGAAGCGTCGCCTCAGCCCGCCCGGCTGGAGTATTACGAGAGCGAGAAGAAGTGGCGGAGTAAGTCGACGGCCCCCAAGCGGGCCATCGCGCTCGACTCGTGTCTCCACATCCACAAGCGGGCCGACGCCAAGCACAAGCACCTCATCGCCCTTTACACGCGCGACGAGTACTTGGCCCTGGCTGCCGAAAGCGAGCCGGAGCAGGAGGCCTGGTACCAAGCGCTGACGGAACTGCTCCGCGAGAGCCAGGCCGCCGGGCAGGGCTCTCCTCGGCGTCAGCTGCAGCTGGCCTCTTGCGAGGACTTCACCGACGGGCAGCTGAGCGGCGGCGGCGGGCAGCCGTCCGGTGTCTCCGCCTACCGCGAGGTGTGGCAGGTGACGCTCAAGCCCAAGGGCCTCGGGCAGAGCCGCAACCTGACGGGCGTGCACCGGCTGTGCCTGGCGGCGCGCACCGTGGGACTGGTGCGCCTCAACTGCGAGCGGCCCTGCGTGACTCTGCAGCTCATGAACATTCGCCGCTGCGGCCACTCGGACAGCTTTTTCTTCATGGAACTCGGGCGCTCGGCTTCGACGGGGCCCGGCGAGCTCTGGATGCAGGCCGACGACTCGGTGGTGGCGCAAAACATCCACGAGACCATCTTGGAGGCCATGAGGGCGCTGCGGGAGCTCGCGGAGTTCCGGCCGCGCAGCAAGAGCCAGTCTTCGTCGTCTTCCTCATCGTCAGGCGGCGCCACCTccggcgctgctgctgctgctgctgctggcggctgtggtggaggaggaggattaTCAGCGATGTGTAGCCGGCCCATCTCTGTTCCTGGCCGCCGACATCACCACCACCCTCTGTCGGCACTGCCCCCTAGCCAGACTGGCCTCCTGCGCAGATCGCGTACCGACACTTTGGTTGTGGCTGGAAACAGCAATAGCCGGGCACGAACAGCGAGTGAGGGCGATGGGTGCAGAATTGGGTCATCGGCTGGCAGCAGCCCCCTGAGCCCGGACCCTGGACGAACCCCACTCAGCCGCTCACACACTCTTGGGGCTGCCTGTTGCCGACTAGGGGGCCAAACCACAATGCAGCCTGGTCGCTCCCTTGCCTTGGCGCACTCGCCCTCCCTGGTCTCAAAGTTGACTACTGAACCAGGCATATTCTGTCAGCGTCCTTCCAGTGGCAGTGCATCCGGATCCCCTAGCGATCCTGCTAGCTTCATGGCCTTTGAGGACTTGGGCTCCAGTCCAGCAGGGGATCCTCGgaccttctcatcttcttcaacaGCTAGTGTCCATAGTGACACACCTGAGACTCCTCCTGGCCGGCAGCTGGATGGCTACATTGCTATGGACCAGGGACACTTTTGCCATTGGCCCCACTTATGGGAGAGCACTGGAGGGGACAAGTTTCCCAGGAAGCGCACTTACTCCCTGACGACACCAGTGTACCAGCGGCCCATGCCTGCTCCGCTCTCTTCAGCCTCTCTCGATGAGTATACGCTCATGCAGGCTACCTTACCAACAGCAGAGGCCTCTTCAAGGGCAACCTATACTCCTGATCCCGAGGACTACTGTGATGTGGACATTGGCTCTGGGGGcaccagcagcagtagcagctcaCACCTGGGTCGTAGTGGCGGTGGGGAAGAGGGCTACATGCCCATGGGCTCTGGAATAGTATCTGTCTTGCCATTGCAAGGTGGTCCTGATAGCGACATGTCTATGAGCCCTACCAGTGTGTCAGCTCCCCAGCAGATTTTGCACCCTCACCCCCACAAGATCAGTAGTGAGAACTCTCCAGATGACAGTGGCTACATGCGTATGTGGGGTGCTGGTACTAGActgtctggggagagtcctgatggGAGATTGGCCAGCGGTGACTACATGAACATGTCCcccttgctgctgcctcctttgcaTGGATCTTCCACTTCTGCCTCACCTGTGCCCTCTCCCAGTGGCTTTGGTGCTGTGGGGCCTGGAGACCAGTCCAGCTATGTCTGTTGCTCACTGTCCCATCATGTCTGCCGGAGCCAGCTAAACTCTCTGGGTGAGAAAAAGGACAGTGACCAGTACGTGTTTATGAACTCACCAGCGGGGAGATTACATTCCACCCCCAAAGGGGAGTCGTTCCTTGCCATCTGCAGCCGCACTATGATGTCTTCCCCCATGCGCTACAGCCGAACTGAGAGCTGTCTCAGCCAGCGGGCAAGCAGTGGCCAGCCCAATCACCTTTCCCTAGGGCTGTTGCTGCCAAGCATGAATGAGCAACCCATTCCAAATGAATCACTAAGCCCCAGTGGAGAGCCCGCCAAGGTTGGATATCCAGTGGCTGGTGACAGCTCAGCCTCCTCATTTGTCTCTGGCTTGAATGGGCAGAACGGCTCCCTTATCTCCACCTATATGAACCTCAACTTTGATGGGTCACAATCAGCAGCCATATCCATGGGGTCCTTGGAAGAAGCGCTAATGCCAGGGTCCTGCCCTAGCTCTGGGCAGCCTGACAAACCATACCTAAAGATAGAAATGgaggctcctttcctttccagccCATCTTTTGAGGCAGGTGACTATACTGAAATAGCTTTTACAACCACggtcagcccagcccagcccatttCACAGAAACCAGAAAATTCTCATATAACCAGCCCTGTTGCTGGATTGAAGCGGCTGACACTCTCTGGGGTTCAGTCATTTATCTTTGCCAGTCCTCCTCCTGATCCCAATTATGGAGCCAAAGTCATCCGTGCTGATCCTCAGGGGCGTCGGAGGCACAGCTCAGAGACTTTTTCCTCCACTACCACAGTGACCCCTGTTTCACCTTCCTTTGCACACAATCCCAAGCGGCACAATTCTGCCTCGGTTGAAAATGTGTCCCTGAGGAAAAATGAAGGTTTGGTGGAGGAGCACAACAGCAGCCCCATGTGCCGGGAGACCTCAGCTGGCTTCCAGAATGGCCTCAACTATATTGCTGTTGATGTCTTAGATGGAGACTATCTAGCAAATGGTGACCAAGGCAAGCACAAAGTGAGGCACCCCCGCCATAGAGGTGTCAATGGTACTTACACCAGTATAGACTTCCTGGCCTACAATTTGAAAGAAGCATCCTCAGTGAAAG